CAGCCATTTCAACGACAAGGAGACGCTGTTCTCCGCCGCCGTGGTGGCCAAGTGCGAGGAGCAACTGCCGCCGCTGTTCTTTGAACTGCCGGAAGGTGTTGCGGTGGAAACCGTACTGTTGAACATTGCGCGCGGCTTTCATCATCTGATCAACAGTGACGAATCGCTGAACCTGCACCGTTTGATCATGGCCTTGGGCAGTCAGGACCCGAAGCTCTCACTGATCTTCTTCGAGGCCGGGCCTCAGCGCATGCTGGACGGTATGGAACGCTTGCTGAGCAAGGTCAATGAATGCGGCGTACTGAGCATCGACAAACCGCGCAATGCAGCAGAACACTTCTTCTGCCTGCTCAAGGGCGCGGCGAACTTCCGGCTGCTCTTTGGCTGTGGCGAGCCGTTGGACGACGAGGCCGCCGAGAGCCATGTGCAGGAAGTGGTGGGGTTGTTTATGCGGGCTTATCGGCCGGAGTGAGCCTGGCAGGCTTGCTGTGTCTGGGCTGGCGCTATCGCTGGCAAGCCAGCTCCTACAGGGTTCGAGGTGTTCAATAACCCCCGGACCGACACAAAACCTGTAGGAGCTGGCTTGCCAGCGATGAAGGCGACTCGGTCTCAGGGCTTCAACGCTTTCTTTGGATAAATGTCATACCGACTGGATTTGCCATCCAGCGCATGACTCGGCTTCGGCCCTTCGATGCAAGGCGCCTTGCGCGGGCGTTTGACCACGACCCGATGGCTGGCCAGCGCCAATGCCGCTTCGAGCAATGCTGGCGCATCCGGATCATCGCCCACCAGCGGCCGGAACAGGCGCATTTCCTTTTTTACCAACGCGGTTTTTTCACGGTGCGGAAACATTGGGTCGAGGTAGATCACCTGCGGCGGCTCGCCCTCCCAGTTTCGCATTACGTCGATTGAGTTGCCCTTGAGCAAGCGCATGCGCGCCACGATCGGCGCCACGTCGAAGTCTTCAGCGCCACGGGCCAAGCCATCTTCAAGCAAGGCACCAATCAATGGCTGACGTTCGATCAGGCTCATCTCGCAACCCAGGCTGGCCAGCACGAACGCGTCCTTGCCTAGCCCGGCCGTGGCATCCAGCACACGCGGACGCACGCCTTGGGCGATGCCGACAGCCTTGGCGATCATCTGCCCGCTGCCACCGCCGTACAACCGCCGGTGCGCTGCGCCGCCCTCGACGAAGTCCACCCGCACCGGCCCCGGTGCATCCGGGCCCAGCTGTTGCAGCTGCAAACCCTGCTCGCCCACCTGCAACGCGAACTCACCGTCATCCCGCTGCAACGGCAAGCCCAGGCGCTCGGCCCAGTGCTCGGCCTGTAGCTGAAAGGTCGCGCCCAAGGCCTCGACATGGATGCGGCACGCCGCCGGTTGCTCAATCATCGGAAAACACACTCAAAAAATTAATGATCGGCAAAAACGGCCGATAACAAAACTATCGAGCATTTTGCCAGAGCTGAGCGTCGACCGAGAGAAATGTCAGACATTCAACCCACAATCACAGGTTTTATCTCGCCTTACGGCAATTACAACCTGCGAAACACCCAGGCATTGAGCGGCGTCAGTCACATCTGGCAGGATTTCTTTGCCCGTGCGCTGGCCGATCAGTCGGGTGAAGTGCTCCCTGAATCTCTCAACTTTCCACCCGTCGATCTCGACAGCCCGGTCGAACCCACCGTGGGCAGCGACCTGCTGGCGCACATCGTTTCCCAGCGCGAATGCGAGGTGAAGGACAACGAAGTGCGGCCACCCGAGCCGTTGTTCCTGCCGATTGCCGAGTTCGAAATGGACCTGGCCGACAAACCTTTCCCACCGTTCCCGGCGGAAGAAATCGTCGCTCAGCAGAAACAGCAAGACTTCGAAAGCGGCTGGGTACGTCCCATCGTGTTGACCGCAGGCCAGCCACTGCCAGAAGCCGGCCCGGCACCGCAACCGCGTCCGCTGCACTTGCCGATCGCCGAATTCGAACTCGATCTGCTGGACAAACCGTTCCCGCCGTTCTCGCCCGAAGAGCTGATCGAGCAACAGAAACAGTTCGATTTCGATAACGGCTGGGCGCGCCCGATCATTCTGCAGAACCTGCGCCTGGCCGCCTGATCCTCAGCGACCGCTTCAACGACAAAGCCACCACGGCCCGACATCCACGTGAAAGTGATTTCGATGAGCCGCGTTGTAATCCGGGCTCAAGACCACACTAAACAGACCACAGGCTCCATCGCGGACCTGCCTTAAAAACTGTGCGTCCTGATTATCTTTCGGCCAATCCTTGAGCACGCTGATGGCTCGTCCGTCAGCCAATCGAAAACCGGCAATATCCAATGCATTGGCCGACGCATGCTGACTGCGCCGGCCATTCTCGCGCCCATAGACATTGCGACAGGCAAAGCTGCCAAGGTGATCCACCCGCGTGACCGCTTGCCCGTACACTGCCTGCGCGGCAGGTTGCAGGGCGTGACGCTCGAACAGGGCAAATGACACGGCCAAACGGCAACTGGCGAGGAAGCTGCTGCTCAAGGCTACGTCGCCGCCCTGAACACGCAAGGCGTCGGTCAGCGGGCATTTCGCGTCCGGGCTGTCGGCCTGAAGAGATACGCGCAATCCGGAGCTGCTCAAGGCCTGTTCACACAGCTGCGGATCGTCGCGCAGGCGCATCAGTTTGTAACGGGTCAGCAGGTTCGGCGCAGCCTTCACGTCCAGCGGTGCCCAGGGATTCCACTGCGGCGGCAGTGTGATCCAGCCGCGCCAGATGCTCGCTCCTGCTGCGGCAATGATTAACAGCACCAGCAGCAGCCCCCAACGAAACCGCATCGTCAGCCTTTGAACAATTGATTGGCCTGCGCGTATGGCATGGAACGCGAGGTGAAGGCGAACGTGCCGGATTTCTGGATCTCTTCAGCGGCACGGAAAAACTCGCCATAGGCCGCCAGAGCCAATGCCGAGCCGACACTGATGCGCTTGACGCCCATTTCACTGAGCTGCTCGACCGTCAACTTCAAGCCGCCGGACATCAACACGTTGACCGGTTTCGGCGCCACGGCGCGCACCACCGCCAGCACATCTTCAGCGCTGCGCAAACCCGGCGCGTACAGCACGTCGGCACCAGCCT
The Pseudomonas sp. MYb327 DNA segment above includes these coding regions:
- a CDS encoding energy transducer TonB — encoded protein: MSDIQPTITGFISPYGNYNLRNTQALSGVSHIWQDFFARALADQSGEVLPESLNFPPVDLDSPVEPTVGSDLLAHIVSQRECEVKDNEVRPPEPLFLPIAEFEMDLADKPFPPFPAEEIVAQQKQQDFESGWVRPIVLTAGQPLPEAGPAPQPRPLHLPIAEFELDLLDKPFPPFSPEELIEQQKQFDFDNGWARPIILQNLRLAA
- a CDS encoding extensin family protein, whose translation is MRFRWGLLLVLLIIAAAGASIWRGWITLPPQWNPWAPLDVKAAPNLLTRYKLMRLRDDPQLCEQALSSSGLRVSLQADSPDAKCPLTDALRVQGGDVALSSSFLASCRLAVSFALFERHALQPAAQAVYGQAVTRVDHLGSFACRNVYGRENGRRSQHASANALDIAGFRLADGRAISVLKDWPKDNQDAQFLRQVRDGACGLFSVVLSPDYNAAHRNHFHVDVGPWWLCR
- a CDS encoding class I SAM-dependent methyltransferase, coding for MEQPAACRIHVEALGATFQLQAEHWAERLGLPLQRDDGEFALQVGEQGLQLQQLGPDAPGPVRVDFVEGGAAHRRLYGGGSGQMIAKAVGIAQGVRPRVLDATAGLGKDAFVLASLGCEMSLIERQPLIGALLEDGLARGAEDFDVAPIVARMRLLKGNSIDVMRNWEGEPPQVIYLDPMFPHREKTALVKKEMRLFRPLVGDDPDAPALLEAALALASHRVVVKRPRKAPCIEGPKPSHALDGKSSRYDIYPKKALKP
- a CDS encoding TetR/AcrR family transcriptional regulator: MPNNLSSPNGPGRPKDLAKRQAILDAAKTLFLSKGYANTSMDAVAAEAGVSKLTVYSHFNDKETLFSAAVVAKCEEQLPPLFFELPEGVAVETVLLNIARGFHHLINSDESLNLHRLIMALGSQDPKLSLIFFEAGPQRMLDGMERLLSKVNECGVLSIDKPRNAAEHFFCLLKGAANFRLLFGCGEPLDDEAAESHVQEVVGLFMRAYRPE